In one Hemitrygon akajei chromosome 3, sHemAka1.3, whole genome shotgun sequence genomic region, the following are encoded:
- the LOC140725577 gene encoding heat shock protein beta-7-like yields the protein MRWSSRLLRILWLSARTCEVCCYCLRYQPYSLFSCFATHTMSSRSSSSTFRSERYSNYSRRSSGDPCFDQYIDAARNIFEEEMEKSSFGNGHFARPRSESFGYTAPVSGHPGSLGNVRTIGDTYQVTADVSQFDPEEIIVTMYNYHIVIKAEKMAEDGTVIDTFTHKCQLPEDMDPLSVSCSRTDVGILTINVRRSRLKPAESPQPVYRSEVQL from the exons ATGAGGTGGTCTTCCAGATTATTAAGAATACTTTGGCTTTCAGCCAGAACTTGTGAGGTTTGCTGCTATTGTCTCAGATACCAGCCATATTCACTCTTCTCCTGCTTTGCTACACATACAATGTCATCCCGTAGTTCTTCCTCAACGTTCAGATCCGAGCGTTACAGCAACTATAGCCGACGATCATCGGGTGACCCCTGTTTCGATCAATACATCGATGCAGCACGGAACATATTTGAGGAAGAAATGGAAAAATCCTCTTTCGGGAATGGTCATTTTGCAAGGCCTAGAAGTGAATCCTTTGGATACACAG CTCCAGTATCTGGGCATCCAGGAAGCCTTGGAAATGTCAGAACTATTGGGGATACTTACCAAGTTACAGCTGATGTCAGTCAGTTTGATCCAGAAGAGATCattgtcaccatgtacaactacCACATAGTCATCAAAGCAGAAAAG ATGGCTGAAGATGGAACTGTCATAGATACCTTCACTCATAAGTGTCAGCTCCCTGAAGACATGGACCCTCTATCTGTGAGCTGTTCACGGACGGACGTTGGTATTCTGACAATCAATGTAAGAAGGAGCCGACTGAAACCAGCAGAATCTCCACAACCAGTTTATCGGAGTGAAGTTCAGTTATAG